The nucleotide sequence TCCCCAAACACGTATAGGCGGAAAATCTTTAATAACATTGAACCCTTTATTTTTTAAAATGGTGTACGATATAGAATTGTTCAACGCAATTGTTGGCATATAAAAACACATTGCCAAAAGCATTACATAAAAAAACGACGACGGATTATCTACCTGTGGTAAATAAAACAACACCAAACCGTACAAAATATGAAGCAAACCATACAAACGTTCGGCATTTATCCAACGATCGGCAATAATTCCGCTAAGTGTAGGTACAAAAATAGAGGCTATACCCATGGTTCCAAAAACGGCTCCAAATTGTGCTCCATCCCACTGTTTAGTGCCAAACCAATAATTACCAATTGTTATTAACCAGGCTCCCCAAACAAAAAACTGTAGGAAATTCATGGCTATTAGTTTTGATTTTATGCCCATTTAGTATCGTTTTTGAATAAAAAGTATGTAAAAATATTAATTTTTAACGGTAAGAAAAAGCTAAACAATATTTATGGTTTTTTGTGCCAAATCTAAAATCATATTGAACTGTTCTTCTCTTGTAAGGTTTGAATTGTCAATTACCACTGCATTTTCTGCAACAATTAAAGGAGAATCTTTTCGGGTAGAATCAATTTTGTCGCGTTCTACAACATTTTTTAGTACTTCATCAAACGATACGTTCATATTTTTCTCCTGCATTTCTAAAAATCTTCGTTGAGCTCTGATTTCAGCCGAAGCCGTCATAAAGATTTTTAATTCGGCATCAGGAAAAACAACCGTTCCAATATCTCTGCCATCCATCACCACACCTTTGTCAATACCGTATTTTTTTTGCTGTTGGACTAATTTTGTACGGATTTCTGAAACAGCGGCAATTTTACTTACAAAATTAGATACTTCAATGGATCTTATTTTATCATCTACATTTTCATCGTTCAGATAAATTTCGGCAAAACCCAAATCATCGTTAAATTTAAAAGACAAGTAAATTTGATTGAGGCTTTCAATCAGTTTATCGGTATAAAAATAAGTTTCCGAAATAAAATTTTGTTGTATGGCATATAAGGTTACGGCACGGTACATAGCACCTGTATCAACATAAATATAGTTTAGTGCTTTTGCCAGCTGTTTTGCCAGCGTGCTTTTTCCGGTTGATGAATGACCATCAATAGCTATGGTTATTTTTTTCAAAGCAATTTATTTTATCTGCAAAAATATTACAGTTTAACCGATAAGCCAAACAAATTGGTGTTTCCTGCCAATGTAAAGCGGTTGTATGCGTATTCAATGCGGAAACGTTTTACTTTTAAGCCGAAACCTGCGGTAAAACCTGCGAAGCTGCGTTGTTCTAATAATTTCATTTCTTCACCGTTTTTAAAGTTGTAGCCTAAACGTATATTGAAATTTTTCTCGGGAAAAAGTTCTACACCCAATACAATGTGACGCATTAGGTTGTTACCAAAACCAACTTTTTCTTCGGTAACATTGTTTTCTAAATCTACTTGTGAACGGTTGGGATTAGAGAAAGAAATATCCCATTTTTGCAGATTATCTAACGTTAAATGCCAACGAATTGGTACATTTTCTAACAGTTTGCTGAATCCTAAAACGGTTCTAAAAGGCAATGATTCGCGCGTATCTTCGTAACTTGATAACTGACCACCCAGATTTTTAAACGTTAAACCAACAGTCCACCCGGTTTCATCATTGTTATACAAACCACCAATATCTGCTGCAACAGCAAACGAATTATAGCTTTCTAAAGTTGATGAAATAGCTTTAATGTTTGCCCCGACAGAAAAATTGGTATCTTGAAAAGGATGTGCATAACCAACTGAAACTGCGATGTCATTACCGCTGAAAGATCCGGTTGCAGTACCGTTTTCGTCGTAACCTTCCATTGATCCGTAGTTTAAAAAAGTAACGCCCACGTGAAAGTTACGTCCGTTATTAAACTTATGGGCATAGGCTGCCGATCCTAAGCTTATATCGCCATAATATCTACCAAAATTAACAGCCAACATATTGTTCATTTCATCATTTAATGCAGCCGGATTGTACAACACCTGGTTAACTTCGTTACCGGTTATGGTAACGTTTGTGCCACCTAGTGCGGCTTGTTTGGGCGATGTAGGCATTTGTAAAAACTGGTAAGCGTCTTTACCGCCTACCTGTGCATTTACAGTTGTTAAGGTTATTAAAGAAACTAAAGTTAATAGTTTGCGCATATTAGGTTGAATTACGTAAAAACGAATATATAACTTTATAACGACAGAATAAAAAAAATGGTATGTTTTCGTTAATGATTTTTTATAATGAATTTATAAGTTGTTATTCTTTTGTAAATGTAAACTGACCGCCACCTTGTTTTAAGATCACTGTTTTTTCAACAGGATTAAATTCTAACACAATTCCTGCCAAATCAAATTTAAATTTATCTTTTTCAATTGCTTCTAATGGAAAAGAAGATTGACCCGTTGCCTGAGCTATTAGTGTTGCACCTTCTTTTGTGATTTCGATTTTTAAAGGAATTTGTTTTGACACATACATTCCTAAATATTTATCTAAATCTTGTGCAGTAACTTTATAAGTAGAAAATACAGGAAGCTCATAAGGTTTATTATAAACCGCACTTAAAACAGCAATAGAAATATCGTTAATTTTAACGTTTGTTCCATTTGAAATTAACACGTAAGAAATCTTACCGTCGTAAAAATAAGTAAATATAGAACTAAACCCATCAATTCCGCCTGTGTGTCCGTAACCTGTTTTATCATAAAAAGGAAGCGTAAACAATCCCAAGCCATAACCGTCATTGATTGTTTTCATCAATTCAAGGCTTTCATTTTTCAAAATTTTACCTTGAAATAAAGCATCATTGAATTTTGCCAAATCGGTAGCAGTAGAAACAATTCCGCCTGCTCCTAAAGGAATCGAAGTATCGGTTTCCGGTTCGGCAACCCACGATCCCATATTACTGTATGATTTAGCTTCTTGGTTATCTGTATTTATTTTTCCGCCTAAATAGGTGTTTTTTAAATTTAAAGGTTTAGCAATATATTTTTGAAGTAATTGGGCATAGCTTTCTTTGAAACTTTTTTCAAGGATATACGATAATAATACATAATTTGAATTACTATAAGAAAATTTGGTATCAGGATCAAAATCACTACCAGCCAATGTAATAATTTCAACCATTTCTTTTTCTGTTTTTGGTTGTGTATTATAAGTTACGTACGCTTCATCATCAGTAAAATTATGGATACCGCTACGGTGATTAAGTAACTGTTTTATGGTTATTTTATCAGAATTCTTAATACCCGGGAAATAGCTGTTTATTGTTTGATTTAAGCTTAATTTATCTTCTTCAACAGCTTTTAGAACCAATACGGCTGTAAACGTTTTTGAAATGGAGCCAATTCTGTATTTGGTTAATTCATTTGCTTTTAAGTTTTTTTCAACATCGGCAAAACCAATGGCTTTAGAATAGATTATTTGTCCGTTTTGAGAAACGGCAACGCTTCCCATAAATTTATTATGAGTTTCAAGCTCACCAAAGTATTTGTCTAATTTGGTTTTATCAAAACTTTGTGCAAATCCAATCTGACATAAAAGTCCAATAAAAAGTGTTTTGTAAATAGTTGTTCTCATTTTTGATTATTTAAGTGTTAATGTATTTTTGTATAAAAGGCTAAAATAACAAAAAAGCTAATACATTTCTGCATTAGCTTTTTAATCAATTTATATTTTAATTAAGCTTCTTTAACCGTAAGCTCTTTTGCGTTTTTAACTTTTTGATTTGTCAATGCCAAGTCAATAACCTCGGTCATTTTATCAACGTAATGAAACGTTAATCCCGTTAAATATTCCGGTTTTATTTGATCGATATCGCGTTTATTGTCTTTACAAAGAATAATTTCTTTAATGTTCGCACGTTTTGCAGCCAATATTTTTTCTTTGATACCACCAACCGGAAGCACTTTTCCACGTAAGGTAATTTCACCTGTCATTGCTACATTTTTCTTTATTTTTCGTTGGGTAAAACTCGAAACCATTGAGGTTAACATGGCAATACCTGCCGACGGACCATCTTTTGGCGTAGCACCTTCCGGTACGTGAACGTGAATTTTGTATTTTTCGAACACTTTTGCATCAATTCCAAACAAATTACTGTTTGCTTTAATATATTCCAACGCAATTGTTGCCGATTCTTTCATTACATTACCCAGATTTCCGGTCATTGTAAGTGTTCCTTTTCCTTCAGAAAGTATCGATTCTATAAACAAAATATCTCCACCAACGCGTGTCCAAGCCAAGCCTGTAACGACTCCGGCAACATCGTTTGTTTCGTATTTATCATAATCAAATTTAGGTGCACCTAAAATTTTAACGATATCTTCTTCGGTCAGTTTTTCGTTGAATTCTTCTTCTAAAACAATCGATTTTGCAATATTTCGTACAATAGTCGCAACTTCTTTATCTAACCTGCGTACACCCGATTCACGCGTGTATTTGGTAACAATAAACTCCATTACTTTTTTAGGAATACTGATTGTTTTAGCGTCTAAACCGTGCTCTTTTAGCTGTTTTGGAAGCAAATGCTGTCTTAAAATCTCCGTTTTTTCTTCAATGGTGTAACCGTTCATTTCAATAACTTCCATACGATCCAACAACGCAGGCTGAATGGTATTTAAGCTGTTTGATGTAGCAATGAATAGTATTTTTGAAAGATCGAAACCTAATTCCACGAAATTATCATAGAATTCTTTGTTTTGTTCCGGATCTAAAACTTCTAACATCGCACTTGACGGATCGCCCTGATGACTGCTAGACAATTTATCGATTTCATCTAAAACAAACACCGGATTTGACGTTTTTGCTTTTTTGATGGATTGAATGATACGTCCCGGCATAGCACCGATATAGGTTTTACGGTGTCCGCGAATTTCGGCTTCGTCACGCAAACCACCTAACGAAATACGGACATATTCGCGACCTATTGCTTTTGCAATCGATTTTCCAATAGATGTTTTACCCACACCCGGCGGTCCATACAGACATAAAATGGGAGATTTCATATCGTTGCGAAGCTTTAAAACCGCCATGTGTTCAATTACACGACGTTTAACATCTTCTAATCCGTAATGATCTTTATCTAAAATCTTTTTAGCGTTTTTAAGATCAAATTTATCAACGGTGTATTCGTTCCAAGGCAATTCCAACAACAATTCCAGGTAATTTCTTTGGATAGAAAATTCTGCAACTTGTGGATTCATACGCTGCATTTTGCTTAATTCTTTATCAAAATGCTCTTGAACTTTAGCATCCCATTTTTTAGATTTTGCTTTTGTACGCATTTCTTCGAATTCCTGCTCGTGCGAAACACCGCCCAATTCTTCCTGAATGGTTTTTATTTGCTGGTGTAAGAAATATTCTTTTTGCTGTTGATCTAAATCGATACGTACTTTAGTTTGAATATCGTTTTTTAAATTCAGTTTCTGAAGTTCGGTATTCATTCTGCGCAGGGTTTCCAACGCACGTTCTTTTAGATCATTTTTCTCTAAAAGAGCTTGCTTATCTGCAACATCAAGATTTAGGTTTGATGAAACAAAGTTGACCAAAAACGAATCACTTTCGATGTTTTTAAGTGCAAAAGCAGCTTCGGATGGAATATTCGGATTTTCGCGAACAATTTCCTGTGCCGTTTCTTTAACTGTTTCAATAATTGTTTTAAACTCTAAATCATTTGTATCAGGCTTCGTGTCTTCTGTTTCAACAACTTTTGCTTTTAAGTACGGATTTTCCTGAATAATTTCATCAATTGCAAAACGCTTTTTACCTTGTAAAATTACGGTAATATTACCATCGGGTAACTTTAACGTTTTTAGAATTTTAGCAACGGTACCAAATCGGTAAATATCATTTCCACCGGGAACTTCAACTTCTTCGTTAAGCTGTGCAACAACTCCAATTGTTTTATTTCCTTCTAAAGCTTCGTTGATTAATTTGATAGATTTGTCGCGACCTGCTGTAATAGGAATTACAACACCCGGAAATAAAACCATGTTGCGTAAAGGTAATATGCTAAGTTCTGTAGGAATTTCTTCTTTGTTCATTGCCTCTTCGTCTTCCTGCGAAAACAACGGAATAAATTCTGCGTTTGAATCTAAATCTTGAAGTGACAAATTGTCTAATGATATAATTTTTTCGTGTGACATAAATATTTTATAAGTCAAAATGTCATTTTTAAAGATAAATAACATTTTAAAACGTTCAATTCGTATATATTTCTAACTAAATACTTAATGTTTCAATATTTATGCCAATAAAAAAACCTTACAGTTGTAAGGTTTAAGTTATTCGTAGGTAACGTAGTTAAAATTACCGTTTGTAATTCGTTGTGGTTCTAAAGATAATTCTACTTCCTCTTCAAGTTCGTATGGAAAAAGAATATAGTCAAAATTACCGTTCATATATTGTGCAGTTCCATTTACGTGTGTTATGTTGGCATAACCTGCATTTTGATTTTCGGCAGCGTTTAATGTAGAATATTCTACCCATATTTTTTGTAATTTTCCGTCTTCGTCCGGTACTAATTCTTGAACACGTAAAGTAGCACTACTTAAATAATTGTTTGGATTATCAATACTTAACGTTGTTGGAAAATTACCAACACTCATACTGCTGAAATTAATATAAAGATAAGCAGATTTATAACGGGTTTCCGGATCTGACGTGTCTTCGCTGTTAACCATTGATAACTTAGAAATAATAGACATAGTATTACCTTCAAAACCTACAGAAACCTTGTCAGCTATAACCGTTTGTTTTGAATTTAGGTCAAAACTAAGAATAGGGTTGCCTGGTAAGTTGTCATCCTTTACTTTTTCATCAATAGTTTCTGTTTCACACGATGCAAATCCTGCTGCCAAAACTACTGATGCCAAAATATATTTTAATTTTCTCATAAGATTTAGTAAGAATGTTAAATTTATCCAAATATAAAATTATTTTTTTTACATACGAAAGTATTTGTAAAAATATTATTTATTTTAACTAATAGCTTGTTTTTTGGCTGTTTTTATCAATAAAATAATTCCTACAGCGAAAAAAACAATCAAGAATAAAATCGCATTTTGCATTTTGCCTGTAATTTGAGCTATACCTCCGTAAATAATCATACCTATTACGATTCCGATCTTTTCGGTTACATCGTAAAAACTAAAAAAAGAGGTGGTATCTTTAGTGTTTAATGGTAATAATTTTGAATAGGTTGATCTTGAAAGCGACTGAATACCGCCCATTACCAAACCAACCATAGCTGCTACAATGTAAAAACTGGTTGGTTTTACTACAAAATAAGCACATATACAGATAAAAATCCAAGCGGTGTTTATCACAATTAAGGCATTAATATTACCTATTCTTTTTGATAATTTTGATGTAAGAATTGCACCAACAACCGCAATTAGTTGAATGAGAAGGATACTAACGATTAACCCCATTTGTCGTTGGTCGTCGTCTTTCCATTGAACTTCTTTCTCTCCAAAATACGCAGCAATAATCATTACGGTTTGTACTGCCATGCTGTACACAAAGAAAGCACCTAAATATCCTTTTAAAATGGGATATTGCTTTAATTCATTGAAAATTCGTTTTAATTCTCTGAAACCTGAAAAGAATGCTTGTGAGTTGATTTTGTTTGAGTTTCTGAAATTAGGTAATAGTCTATATGATATCTGACTAAAACCCAACCACCAGATTCCGACTAATACGAAAGAGAACTTCATTGCCTGCATAGGTCCGTCAAAACCAAAAAGTTCACTTTTCATCACCATTGCAAGGTTAATAATCAGTAGTATTACCGAACCAATGTATCCTAACGAATATCCTTTGGCAGAAACCGTGTCTTGTTGTTCGGGATAAGCAATATCGGGCAGATAAGAGTTATAGAAAACCAAACTTCCCCAAAAACCAATCAGTGCCAACATATAAAAGAGCAGACTTATATAAAGGTTGTTTAAATCGAAAAAGTAAAGCATCATACACGAAATAGATCCTATGAAACAAAACAATTTCAAGAAAAACTTTTTGTTACCCAAATAATCGGCAACCCCCGATAAAAGCGGAGAGATAAAAGCTATTATTAAAAAACCAATGGCGGTTACATAACTTATAATTGATTCGCTTGGGGTTTCGATTCCGAAAAACGGAGCAGATTCTTTATCTTCTAACCTAAACAAGGCGCCGTAAAACAACGGAAAAATAGAAGATGAGATTACTAAGGCATATACAGAATTTGCCCAATCGTAAAAAGCCCATGCGTTAAGAACTTTTTTTTCGCCTTTTATAAATGTTTTCATAAGAGAAAGTTAAGGCAGTTAACACCGCCTTTTAAGTAAATTAGTATTTTTTACCAAATTTAGCAGCTTCGGCTTTTGCTTCGGGAATTAATTTTTTAATATTGGCAATACGGGTTTGATCGCTGGGGTGGGTGCTTAACAGTTCGGGAGTTTTACTACCGCTTTGTGCTGACATTCGTTGCCAAAATGAAGTAGCGTTATCTGGATTGTATCCTGCAATTGCCATTAAAATTAAACCAATTCTATCGGCTTCTGATTCATGCTTACGACTAAAAGGCATCATTCCAAATACATTACTACCTGCTCCGTACGCTCCCATTGCAAGTTCTTGAGTTTCTTTACTCATATTCATTTCACTAGTTCCTACAGCAACTCCTGCTCCCACTAATTGCTGCAAAAGCCCTGCACTCATACGTTGTTGTCCGTGATTTGCCAAAGCATGAGCAACTTCGTGTCCCATAACAGTTGCTAATCCTGCTTCGCCTTGTGCAATTTTCATTAATCCAGTGTAAACTACAATTTTTCCACCAGGCATACACCATGCGTTTACTGTGTTATCTTGCACCAATTTATATTCCCATTTATAATCTTTTAAATAATTAGAATATCCATTTGCTTTAAGCCATTGTTCGGATGCACTTTTAATTTTCGCACCTACACGTTGAACCATCTGTGCATCGCTAGTACCAGTTACCACTTTATTCTCTTTTATAAAAGTAGAATATTGTTGAAACGAAGATGCAAACAATGAACTATCAGGAACAAACGCCATTGTTTTTTTACCTGTAAACGGATTGGTAGCACACGCCAACAGTAAAGCTGCTACACTGCATAATACTAATACCTTTTTCATAGCTGTAAATTTTAATTTTTTCTAAAATTATGAAATAATCTAACGAATACCTTTTAAATTTGTTATGTAAAATTATAAAAATATGGCGCAAAAACAAGCAAAGGTTTTAGAAGTTCCTGCTTATATAAAGAATACATCAAAAGTTTTAAGTAAGTTGAATAAGAATTTGGCAGCTGCCTTTGCCTTAAAATTATTTGAAACCCCTATTAAGCACAAAATGCCAAAACGCGAGCACAAAATGTACGAGGTTTCGCATAAATCAAATTTGATCTTGCCCGATTGCCAAAAAGAAATAACGGTGTACGAAAACAAATTTGGTCCTAAAAAAGTACTGCTAGTGCACGGGTGGAATGGTCGAGGTACACAATTAGTATCTATTGCAAAAGCTTTTAAAGAGTTAAATTATACCATTGTAAGTTTTGATGCTCCGGGGCACGGTAAAAGTCCGAAAACCACAACCAATATGAAGCATTTTATTGAGGCTGTTTTTGAACTGGATAAAAAATACAACGGTTTTGATGTTATTGTGGGGCATTCGCTTGGCGGTATGAGTATTATTAATGCGTTAGGCAGAGGGGTATCTACCCCAAAAGCAGTTGTTATTGGTAGCGGCAACAAAACAAAAGATATTACCGAAGATTTTTTGACAACGATTGGCATGAGTAAAAAAATGACCCCTTTTTTAGTCAATTTATTTGAACGGAAATACCATGAAAAAATGACCAATTACGATGTGGAATTGCACGCAGAAAAAGTGCAGAACCCTGTTTTGGTCATTCACGATAAAAACGATAAAGATGTGCCTTTTTCATCGGCAGAAGCAATCAACAGTAAATTGATAAACGGTGAATTGATGATTACCGAAGGATTAGGACATCGGAAAATATTAGGAAATGAACAAGTTATTCAGAAAATTATTCAGTTTGTTACCAGTTAAATTATTTTGGATCATTGTATGTGTACAATTTATTAGCTGTAAAGAACAAACCGCAAACGCACAAAATAAAACCCAAACAACAGAAACTATGACAGAGAAAGACTGGAAAGAAAAGCTTACGCCCGAAGAATATTACATTTTACGAGAAAAAGGTACAGAAAGACCTTTTAGTGGTAAATACAACGATTTTTTTGAGAAAGGATCTTACGTTTGTGCCGCTTGCGGAAACAAACTTTTTAATTCGGATGCAAAATTTGACTCATCTTGCGGGTGGCCGTCTTTTGATCAGGCGATCGAAGGATCGGTAATTTACACGAAAGACACAAGTCACGGAATGATAAGAACCGAAGTTACCTGCGCAAAATGCAACGGACATTTAGGGCACGTTTTTGATGACGGACCAAAAGATACCACCGGAACCAGATATTGTATGAATTCGGTTTCTATAAAATTTATTCCAGCAAATTAATACATCAACTTAATATCTTTTAAATTAAAACAATGTAAATCGTCATTCTCAAGCTGTATAACCAATTGACCATGACGGTTTACTTCTTTAATAATTCCGTTGAATTTTCTACCGTTTTTATCCTCAAAAACACTGATAACGTCTTTTTTAAATAAATGGTTGTGGTAAAACTGCCATTCTTCTTCAATATTATTTTTTAGATTTTGTGTTCCTTTTTTAATGTTTTCAACAATATGGTTCAATAACAATTCAAAATCAACCGTTATTCCGTATTGGTTTAAGATAGAGGATGCTTGTGGAAATCCGTTAAAATCGGTCTGCAACAAATTAATGCCAATACCAATAATCGATGCTACTTTTCCATCACTGCCAATGCTGTTTTCTATTAAAATACCGGCAATTTTTTTATTGTATGACAAAATGTCGTTAGGCCATTTTATATAAATATTCGTTAAATTTAACGCAAATAATGCTTTTAATACCGCATTGGCAACTAATATGTTAAGCGAAAATAACCGATCAACAGTAAGATATTCTCCGTTTAGAAAAATACTGAACGTAAGGTTCTTAGCTTCATCGGTAACCCAGGTTGACCCCATTTGTCCTTTTCCTTTGGTTTGTACAGCAGCCCAAACCACCGTAAAATCAGCTAAATTATTGGTAGCTGACAAATTTTTTATAAAATCATTCGTAGAAGATATGGCATTGAGTTTGATTAAATACATTATAAATAGTATCTTTAGGAACTTTAGGGCAAAAATAACTTAAATAACCCGATACAATTTGATAAATTTGCAATAATTAAGTACAAAATACATACATGAACGAAAGCAAAAAGAACAACGAGGCGTTATTAGCCTTGATTATTGAAGGAATAGAAAACGTTAAAGGAGAAAATATTACCATTTTAGATTTAAGAGCCATTGAAAACACTGCTTGCGATTATTTTGTAATCTGCGATGGAAACTCAAACACACAGGTAAATGCCATTTCAGGATCTATACAGCGTACCGTATCTAAAGAGTTAAAAGATAAACCGTGGCACGTAGAAGGCACCGATCAGGCAAACTGGGTATTAATGGATTACATAAACATTGTGGTTCACATTTTCCAGAAAGAAACCCGCGAGTATTATAACATTGAAGATCTTTGGGGCGATGCAAAAATTACCCAGGTAACTTCTAACCATTCACACAGTAATTAATTTATGAAAAATCCCGTAAATAACAAGCCCAAGTATAACCCTTGGATGCTTTATGCAGGTTTAATATTTATACTTTTTGCCATTTCGTTAACAACAGGAAGTGGTGGTTTTGGCGATGGAAAAACAATAGGCTTGTCTAAATTTTATGAATATTTGGATAACAGTCAGGTAGAAAAAGTTGTTTTTAATAATTCATCAGCTCAGGTTTTTTTGAATGAGTCTGTAAAAAGCAATCCGGAACATCAAAAAAACAACAAACCCAATTTTTTGAGTTCAATGAGCAGTGGACCCGATTATGTGGTTGAAATTGCAAATAAAGATTTGTTAGAAGAACGGTTAGTTCAGGCAAAAAGCGAAGGTAAATTAAAAGAATTTTCAAACGAAAAAGAAAGCAACTGGGGCGGCATCCTTTTTTCATTATTGCCAATCATCTTAATTCCGGTAGTTTGGATTTTTATGATGAGACGAATGGGCGGCGCTAGCGGTGGCGGTGGCGGACAAATTTTTTCGATAGGAAAATCAAGAGCCCGTTTGTTTGATGAAAAAAGCGATACACGTATTACTTTTAACGATGTAGCCGGTTTAGAAGGTGCAAAAGAAGAAATCCAGGAAATTGTTGAATTTTTAAAGAATCCCGAAAAATATACCTCTATCGGAGGTAAAATCCCAAAAGGTGCTTTGTTGGTTGGTCCTCCGGGAACAGGTAAAACCTTATTGGCAAAAGCCGTTGCAGGTGAAGCGCAAGTACCGTTTTTCTCATTATCAGGTTCAGATTTTGTAGAAATGTTCGTGGGTGTTGGTGCATCGCGTGTTCGCGATTTGTTTAAACAAGCAAAAGATAAATCGCCGGCAATTATTTTTATCGATGAAATCGATGCGATTGGTAGAGCACGGGGAAAATCAAATTTTTCAGGTTCAAATGACGAACGCGAAAACACATTAAATCAATTGTTGACAGAGATGGACGGTTTTGGTACAAACACAAACGTTATTGTATTGGCAGCAACAAACCGTGCCGAAATTTTAGACAAGGCATTAATGCGTGCCGGACGTTTTGACAGACAAATTTATGTTGACCTTCCGGATGTTAACGAACGTAAACAAATTTTTGAAGTTCACTTAAAGAAAATTAAAAAAGTAGATAATCTTGATATTGATTTTCTTGCAAAACAAACACCAGGCTTTTCGGGTGCAGATATTGCAAACGTTTGTAACGAAGCTGCTTTAAC is from Flavobacterium dauae and encodes:
- a CDS encoding alpha/beta hydrolase family protein — encoded protein: MAQKQAKVLEVPAYIKNTSKVLSKLNKNLAAAFALKLFETPIKHKMPKREHKMYEVSHKSNLILPDCQKEITVYENKFGPKKVLLVHGWNGRGTQLVSIAKAFKELNYTIVSFDAPGHGKSPKTTTNMKHFIEAVFELDKKYNGFDVIVGHSLGGMSIINALGRGVSTPKAVVIGSGNKTKDITEDFLTTIGMSKKMTPFLVNLFERKYHEKMTNYDVELHAEKVQNPVLVIHDKNDKDVPFSSAEAINSKLINGELMITEGLGHRKILGNEQVIQKIIQFVTS
- the msrB gene encoding peptide-methionine (R)-S-oxide reductase MsrB; this encodes MTEKDWKEKLTPEEYYILREKGTERPFSGKYNDFFEKGSYVCAACGNKLFNSDAKFDSSCGWPSFDQAIEGSVIYTKDTSHGMIRTEVTCAKCNGHLGHVFDDGPKDTTGTRYCMNSVSIKFIPAN
- a CDS encoding biotin--[acetyl-CoA-carboxylase] ligase, translating into MYLIKLNAISSTNDFIKNLSATNNLADFTVVWAAVQTKGKGQMGSTWVTDEAKNLTFSIFLNGEYLTVDRLFSLNILVANAVLKALFALNLTNIYIKWPNDILSYNKKIAGILIENSIGSDGKVASIIGIGINLLQTDFNGFPQASSILNQYGITVDFELLLNHIVENIKKGTQNLKNNIEEEWQFYHNHLFKKDVISVFEDKNGRKFNGIIKEVNRHGQLVIQLENDDLHCFNLKDIKLMY
- the rsfS gene encoding ribosome silencing factor, which encodes MNESKKNNEALLALIIEGIENVKGENITILDLRAIENTACDYFVICDGNSNTQVNAISGSIQRTVSKELKDKPWHVEGTDQANWVLMDYINIVVHIFQKETREYYNIEDLWGDAKITQVTSNHSHSN
- the ftsH gene encoding ATP-dependent zinc metalloprotease FtsH, whose protein sequence is MKNPVNNKPKYNPWMLYAGLIFILFAISLTTGSGGFGDGKTIGLSKFYEYLDNSQVEKVVFNNSSAQVFLNESVKSNPEHQKNNKPNFLSSMSSGPDYVVEIANKDLLEERLVQAKSEGKLKEFSNEKESNWGGILFSLLPIILIPVVWIFMMRRMGGASGGGGGQIFSIGKSRARLFDEKSDTRITFNDVAGLEGAKEEIQEIVEFLKNPEKYTSIGGKIPKGALLVGPPGTGKTLLAKAVAGEAQVPFFSLSGSDFVEMFVGVGASRVRDLFKQAKDKSPAIIFIDEIDAIGRARGKSNFSGSNDERENTLNQLLTEMDGFGTNTNVIVLAATNRAEILDKALMRAGRFDRQIYVDLPDVNERKQIFEVHLKKIKKVDNLDIDFLAKQTPGFSGADIANVCNEAALTAARKGKTEVDKQDFLDAVDRIVGGLEKKNKIITPEEKYAIAIHEAGHATVSWLTEHAAPLVKVTIVPRGMSLGAAWYLPEERQIVRTEQMLDEMCATMGGRAAEKVIFDKISTGALSDLEKVNKQARAMVTIYGLNDSLGNITYYDSSGQSEYNFSKPYSEETAKLIDKEISTLIEGQYQRAIDLLTENKDKLIQLADLLCEKEVIFREDLEDIFGKRTFGNKDIIDVTSENESEVI